TCCGCCTCGGCATCGCCACCATCTACCAGGAGCTCGACCTCGTCGAAGGCCTCACCGTCGCCGAGAACGTCCACCTCGGACACGAGCCCACCACCGCCGGCTTCGTCCGCACCCGCGCCGCACGGGCCACCACCACCGCACTCCTCACACGCCTCGGCCACCCCGAGATCGACCCCGCCCGCCGCGTCGGCGAACTCTCCGCCGCCCAGCAGCAGATCGTCTCCATGGCCCGCGCCCTCTCCCACGACGTCCGTCTCATCGTCATGGACGAACCCTCCGCCGCCCTCGACCCCGACGAGGTCGACAACCTCTTCCGGATCGTCGCCGACCTCACCGCGGAAGGCGTCGCCGTCGTCTACATCTCCCACCGCCTGGAGGAGATCCGCCGCATCGGCGACCGCGTCACCGTCCTCAAGGATGGCCGGGCCGTCGCCCGCGGACTGCCCGCCGCGACCACCCCCACCCGGGACGTCGTCGCCCTCATGACCGGCCGGGACGTCCCGTACGTCTTCCCGGACCGGCCCGACCGGACCCCCACCACCGAACCCGTCCTCCGCGTCCAGGGCCTCGCCAGGAAAGGGGAGTTCGAGCCGCTCGACCTCGAACTGCGCCCCGGGGAGATCGTCGGCCTCGCCGGGCTCGTCGGCTCCGGCCGCTCGGAGATCCTGGAGACCGTCTACGGGGCGCGCAGACCCACCGCCGGCCGCGTCCTCGTCGACGGGCGGCCCCTGCGGCCCGGCAGCGTCCCCGCCGCAGTCCGCGCTGGCCTCGGCCTCGCCCCCGAGGAACGCAAGGCCCAGGGCCTGCTCCTCCTCGAATCCGTCACCCGCAACGTCTCCCTCTCCTCCCTCGCCCGCTTCTCCCGGGCCGGCTGGATCGACCGCACCGCCGAACGGGCGACCGCCAGGGCCGCGACCCGCGAGCTGTCCCTCCGCCCCGACCACCCCGACGCCCGCGTCCGCACCCTCTCCGGCGGCAACCAGCAGAAAGCGGTCCTCGCCCGCTGGCTGCTCCGCGGCTGCCGGGTCCTCCTCCTCGACGAACCCACCCGCGGCGTCGACGTCGGCGCCCGCGCCGAGCTGTACGCCGTCATCCGCCGCCTCGCCGACGACGGCCTCGCCGTCCTCCTCGTCTCCAGCGAGGTCCCCGAAGTCCTCGGCCTCGCCGACCGCGTCCTGGTCCTGCGCGAGGGCCGGGTCGTCCACGAGGCGCCCGCCCGCGACCTCGACGAACACCGCGTACTCGACCTCGTGATGGAAGGGAGTCCGACGGCATGACGCTCACCAGCCCGGCCGAGGTGCCGGCCCGGGAAGGCCGCCGCCGCGCACTCGGCCTGAGGGCCGACGTCCGCAACCTGTCCCTGCTCGGCGTCCTGGCCGCCCTGGTCGCCGTCGGCGGCCTCACCCGGCCCGCAGAGTTCCTCGCCACCTCCAACCTCCAGCTCGTCCTGACGCAGGCCTCCGTCATCGGCGTCGTCACCGTCGGCATGACCTTCGTCATCACGAGCGGCGGCATCGACCTCTCCGTCGGCGCGATCGTCGCCCTCGCCTCCGTCTGGGCCACCACCCTCGCCACCCAGGAGTTCGGCTTCGCCGGCATCCTCTTCACGGCGGTGGTCGTCGGCCTCGGCTGCGGCCTGGTGAACGGCGTCCTCGTCGCGTACGGCGGGATGGTCCCCTTCATCGCCACCCTCGCGATGCTCGCCTCCGCCCGCGGTCTCGCCCTGCAGATCACCGACGGCAGGACGCAGATCGTCACCGTCCCGTCCGTCCTCGACCTCGGCGTCCCCGACGCCTACGTCCTCGGGATCCCGCCGCTGGTCCTCGTCTTCGCCGCCGTCACCGCCGCCGGCTGGGTCGTGCTCAACCGCACCACCTTCGGCCGCCGCACGATC
This is a stretch of genomic DNA from Streptomyces sp. R44. It encodes these proteins:
- a CDS encoding ABC transporter permease gives rise to the protein MTLTSPAEVPAREGRRRALGLRADVRNLSLLGVLAALVAVGGLTRPAEFLATSNLQLVLTQASVIGVVTVGMTFVITSGGIDLSVGAIVALASVWATTLATQEFGFAGILFTAVVVGLGCGLVNGVLVAYGGMVPFIATLAMLASARGLALQITDGRTQIVTVPSVLDLGVPDAYVLGIPPLVLVFAAVTAAGWVVLNRTTFGRRTIAVGGNPEAARLAGIDVRRQRLFLYLLSGLCCGVAAFLLIVLAGSGQNTNGNLYELDAIAAAIIGGTLLSGGRGTIVGSVLGVLVFTTITNIFALNNLQSDVQQIAKGAIIVAAVLVQRRTVRDTDA
- a CDS encoding sugar ABC transporter ATP-binding protein, translated to MPQNHPPLLTMSGITKSFPGVRALDGVDLDVTPGEVHCLLGQNGAGKSTLIKVLAGAHQPDDGHITWNGEPVRLRSPSAAVRLGIATIYQELDLVEGLTVAENVHLGHEPTTAGFVRTRAARATTTALLTRLGHPEIDPARRVGELSAAQQQIVSMARALSHDVRLIVMDEPSAALDPDEVDNLFRIVADLTAEGVAVVYISHRLEEIRRIGDRVTVLKDGRAVARGLPAATTPTRDVVALMTGRDVPYVFPDRPDRTPTTEPVLRVQGLARKGEFEPLDLELRPGEIVGLAGLVGSGRSEILETVYGARRPTAGRVLVDGRPLRPGSVPAAVRAGLGLAPEERKAQGLLLLESVTRNVSLSSLARFSRAGWIDRTAERATARAATRELSLRPDHPDARVRTLSGGNQQKAVLARWLLRGCRVLLLDEPTRGVDVGARAELYAVIRRLADDGLAVLLVSSEVPEVLGLADRVLVLREGRVVHEAPARDLDEHRVLDLVMEGSPTA